Proteins co-encoded in one Neofelis nebulosa isolate mNeoNeb1 chromosome 2, mNeoNeb1.pri, whole genome shotgun sequence genomic window:
- the PRKAG3 gene encoding 5'-AMP-activated protein kinase subunit gamma-3 isoform X2, with the protein MEHALRRNPSWSSLGGPERQEMSCLEQGENTSWPSPAMTAGSERSREKQGAKSSRWTRQEAVAEGELPGLGEDPQAKPPAEYAGLEATFPKATHLSQAAPLAKVGAPPTEWDIFPPNHEASAAGSSTDELELDIGFPATASWGYELGLVEERPALCPSPRALLPRLGWDDELQKPGAQVYMHFMQEHTCYDAMATSSKLVIFDTTLEIKKAFFALVANGIRAAPLWDSKKQSFVGMLTITDFILVLHRYYRSPLVQIYEIEEHKIETWREIYLQGCFKPLVSISPSSSLFEAVYTLIKNRIHRLPVLDPVSGAVLHILTHKRLLKFLHIFGSLLPQPSFLSRTIQDLGIGTFRDLAVVLDTAPILTALDIFVDRRVSALPVVNEAGQVVGLYSRFDVIHLAAQQTYNHLDMSVGEALKQRTLCLEGVLSCQPHESLGEVIDRIAREQVHRLVLVDETQHLLGVVSLSDILQALVLSPAGIDALGA; encoded by the exons ATGGAGCACGCACTGCGCCGG AACCCATCCTGGAGCAGCCTTGGGGGACCTGAGCGTCAAG AGATGAGCTGTCTAGAACAAGGAGAGAACACTTCATGGCCATCGCCGGCCATGACCGCAGGCTCAGAACGAAGCCGTGAGAAACAGGGGGCCAAGTCCTCGAGGTGGACAAGGCAGGAGGCTGTGGCGGAAGGGGAGCTACCGGGTCTGGGGGAAG ATCCCCAGGCCAAGCCACCTGCTGAGTACGCCGGGCTGGAGGCCACGTTCCCCAAGGCCACACACTTGTCCCAGGCTGCTCCTTTGGCCAAAGTGGGCGCCCCACCAACAGAGTGGGACATCTTCCCCCCTAACCACGAAGCCTCGGCCGCTGGCTCCAGCACAGACGAGCTGGAGCTGGACATAGGGTTCCCAGCCACAGCATCGTGGGGGTATGAGCTCGGCCTGGTGGAAGAGAGGCCTGCCCTGTGCCCATCCCCACGGGCCCTGTTACCCAGGCTGGGCTGGGACGACGAACTGCAGAAGCCGGGGGCCCAGGTCTACATGCACTTCATGCAGGAGCACACCTGCTACGACGCCATGGCAACCAGTTCCAAGCTGGTCATCTTCGACACCACGCTGGAG atCAAGAAGGCCTTCTTTGCCCTAGTGGCCAACGGCATCCGGGCGGCACCGCTGTGGGACAGCAAGAAGCAGAGCTTCGTGg GGATGCTGACCATCACAGACTTCATCTTGGTGCTGCATCGCTATTACAGGTCCCCGCTG GTCCAGATCTATGAGATTGAAGAACATAAGATTGAGACCTGGAGAG AGATCTACCTTCAAGGCTGCTTCAAGCCTCTGGTCTCCATTTCTCCCAGCAGCAG CCTGTTTGAAGCCGTCTACACCCTCATCAAGAACCGGATCCACCGTCTGCCGGTCCTGGACCCGGTCTCAGGCGCcgtgctccacatcctcacacaCAAGCGACTGCTCAAGTTCCTGCACATCTTT GGCTCCCTGCTGCCccagccctccttcctctcccgCACCATCCAAGATCTGGGCATCGGCACATTCCGAGACTTGGCCGTGGTGCTGGACACGGCGCCCATCCTGACGGCCCTGGACATCTTTGTGGACCGGCGCGTGTCTGCGCTGCCTGTGGTCAACGAAGCTG GACAAGTCGTGGGCCTCTACTCCCGCTTCGATGTGATT CACCTGGCTGCCCAGCAAACCTACAACCACCTGGACATGAGTGTGGGCGAAGCCCTGAAGCAGAGGACACTGTGTCTGGAAGGAGTCCTTTCCTGCCAGCCCCATGAGAGCTTGGGGGAAGTCATCGACCGGATTGCCCGGGAGCAG GTACACCGGCTGGTGCTAGTGGACGAGACCCAGCATCTCCTGGGCGTGGTGTCCCTCTCCGACATCCTTCAGGCACTGGTGCTCAGCCCTGCTGGCATCGATGCCCTCGGTGCCTGA
- the PRKAG3 gene encoding 5'-AMP-activated protein kinase subunit gamma-3 isoform X1, which produces MSLWVPVNSCARACVCSLCQRRMWCPACLGMVGCVFPSVSKCWCMGVFAGVHLCVHACACLHAHTWWERKLPVGSGMQGVSPPLQTFFSSQNPSWSSLGGPERQEMSCLEQGENTSWPSPAMTAGSERSREKQGAKSSRWTRQEAVAEGELPGLGEDPQAKPPAEYAGLEATFPKATHLSQAAPLAKVGAPPTEWDIFPPNHEASAAGSSTDELELDIGFPATASWGYELGLVEERPALCPSPRALLPRLGWDDELQKPGAQVYMHFMQEHTCYDAMATSSKLVIFDTTLEIKKAFFALVANGIRAAPLWDSKKQSFVGMLTITDFILVLHRYYRSPLVQIYEIEEHKIETWREIYLQGCFKPLVSISPSSSLFEAVYTLIKNRIHRLPVLDPVSGAVLHILTHKRLLKFLHIFGSLLPQPSFLSRTIQDLGIGTFRDLAVVLDTAPILTALDIFVDRRVSALPVVNEAGQVVGLYSRFDVIHLAAQQTYNHLDMSVGEALKQRTLCLEGVLSCQPHESLGEVIDRIAREQVHRLVLVDETQHLLGVVSLSDILQALVLSPAGIDALGA; this is translated from the exons atgaGCCTGTGGGTGCCTGTGAACtcgtgtgcgcgcgcgtgtgtgtgttctTTGTGTCAGCGACGTATGTGGTGCCCTGCATGTCTGGGAATGGTTGGATGTGTTTTTCCGAGTGTGTCTAAGTGTTGGTGTATGGGTGTGTTTGCGGGGGTGCActtgtgcgtgcatgcgtgtgcgtgcTTGCACGCGCACACGTGGTGGGAAAGGAAGCTACCCGTGGGTTCGGGGATGCAGGGCGTTTCCCCACCCCTTCAGACATTCTTCTCCTCACAGAACCCATCCTGGAGCAGCCTTGGGGGACCTGAGCGTCAAG AGATGAGCTGTCTAGAACAAGGAGAGAACACTTCATGGCCATCGCCGGCCATGACCGCAGGCTCAGAACGAAGCCGTGAGAAACAGGGGGCCAAGTCCTCGAGGTGGACAAGGCAGGAGGCTGTGGCGGAAGGGGAGCTACCGGGTCTGGGGGAAG ATCCCCAGGCCAAGCCACCTGCTGAGTACGCCGGGCTGGAGGCCACGTTCCCCAAGGCCACACACTTGTCCCAGGCTGCTCCTTTGGCCAAAGTGGGCGCCCCACCAACAGAGTGGGACATCTTCCCCCCTAACCACGAAGCCTCGGCCGCTGGCTCCAGCACAGACGAGCTGGAGCTGGACATAGGGTTCCCAGCCACAGCATCGTGGGGGTATGAGCTCGGCCTGGTGGAAGAGAGGCCTGCCCTGTGCCCATCCCCACGGGCCCTGTTACCCAGGCTGGGCTGGGACGACGAACTGCAGAAGCCGGGGGCCCAGGTCTACATGCACTTCATGCAGGAGCACACCTGCTACGACGCCATGGCAACCAGTTCCAAGCTGGTCATCTTCGACACCACGCTGGAG atCAAGAAGGCCTTCTTTGCCCTAGTGGCCAACGGCATCCGGGCGGCACCGCTGTGGGACAGCAAGAAGCAGAGCTTCGTGg GGATGCTGACCATCACAGACTTCATCTTGGTGCTGCATCGCTATTACAGGTCCCCGCTG GTCCAGATCTATGAGATTGAAGAACATAAGATTGAGACCTGGAGAG AGATCTACCTTCAAGGCTGCTTCAAGCCTCTGGTCTCCATTTCTCCCAGCAGCAG CCTGTTTGAAGCCGTCTACACCCTCATCAAGAACCGGATCCACCGTCTGCCGGTCCTGGACCCGGTCTCAGGCGCcgtgctccacatcctcacacaCAAGCGACTGCTCAAGTTCCTGCACATCTTT GGCTCCCTGCTGCCccagccctccttcctctcccgCACCATCCAAGATCTGGGCATCGGCACATTCCGAGACTTGGCCGTGGTGCTGGACACGGCGCCCATCCTGACGGCCCTGGACATCTTTGTGGACCGGCGCGTGTCTGCGCTGCCTGTGGTCAACGAAGCTG GACAAGTCGTGGGCCTCTACTCCCGCTTCGATGTGATT CACCTGGCTGCCCAGCAAACCTACAACCACCTGGACATGAGTGTGGGCGAAGCCCTGAAGCAGAGGACACTGTGTCTGGAAGGAGTCCTTTCCTGCCAGCCCCATGAGAGCTTGGGGGAAGTCATCGACCGGATTGCCCGGGAGCAG GTACACCGGCTGGTGCTAGTGGACGAGACCCAGCATCTCCTGGGCGTGGTGTCCCTCTCCGACATCCTTCAGGCACTGGTGCTCAGCCCTGCTGGCATCGATGCCCTCGGTGCCTGA
- the PRKAG3 gene encoding 5'-AMP-activated protein kinase subunit gamma-3 isoform X3, which produces MSCLEQGENTSWPSPAMTAGSERSREKQGAKSSRWTRQEAVAEGELPGLGEDPQAKPPAEYAGLEATFPKATHLSQAAPLAKVGAPPTEWDIFPPNHEASAAGSSTDELELDIGFPATASWGYELGLVEERPALCPSPRALLPRLGWDDELQKPGAQVYMHFMQEHTCYDAMATSSKLVIFDTTLEIKKAFFALVANGIRAAPLWDSKKQSFVGMLTITDFILVLHRYYRSPLVQIYEIEEHKIETWREIYLQGCFKPLVSISPSSSLFEAVYTLIKNRIHRLPVLDPVSGAVLHILTHKRLLKFLHIFGSLLPQPSFLSRTIQDLGIGTFRDLAVVLDTAPILTALDIFVDRRVSALPVVNEAGQVVGLYSRFDVIHLAAQQTYNHLDMSVGEALKQRTLCLEGVLSCQPHESLGEVIDRIAREQVHRLVLVDETQHLLGVVSLSDILQALVLSPAGIDALGA; this is translated from the exons ATGAGCTGTCTAGAACAAGGAGAGAACACTTCATGGCCATCGCCGGCCATGACCGCAGGCTCAGAACGAAGCCGTGAGAAACAGGGGGCCAAGTCCTCGAGGTGGACAAGGCAGGAGGCTGTGGCGGAAGGGGAGCTACCGGGTCTGGGGGAAG ATCCCCAGGCCAAGCCACCTGCTGAGTACGCCGGGCTGGAGGCCACGTTCCCCAAGGCCACACACTTGTCCCAGGCTGCTCCTTTGGCCAAAGTGGGCGCCCCACCAACAGAGTGGGACATCTTCCCCCCTAACCACGAAGCCTCGGCCGCTGGCTCCAGCACAGACGAGCTGGAGCTGGACATAGGGTTCCCAGCCACAGCATCGTGGGGGTATGAGCTCGGCCTGGTGGAAGAGAGGCCTGCCCTGTGCCCATCCCCACGGGCCCTGTTACCCAGGCTGGGCTGGGACGACGAACTGCAGAAGCCGGGGGCCCAGGTCTACATGCACTTCATGCAGGAGCACACCTGCTACGACGCCATGGCAACCAGTTCCAAGCTGGTCATCTTCGACACCACGCTGGAG atCAAGAAGGCCTTCTTTGCCCTAGTGGCCAACGGCATCCGGGCGGCACCGCTGTGGGACAGCAAGAAGCAGAGCTTCGTGg GGATGCTGACCATCACAGACTTCATCTTGGTGCTGCATCGCTATTACAGGTCCCCGCTG GTCCAGATCTATGAGATTGAAGAACATAAGATTGAGACCTGGAGAG AGATCTACCTTCAAGGCTGCTTCAAGCCTCTGGTCTCCATTTCTCCCAGCAGCAG CCTGTTTGAAGCCGTCTACACCCTCATCAAGAACCGGATCCACCGTCTGCCGGTCCTGGACCCGGTCTCAGGCGCcgtgctccacatcctcacacaCAAGCGACTGCTCAAGTTCCTGCACATCTTT GGCTCCCTGCTGCCccagccctccttcctctcccgCACCATCCAAGATCTGGGCATCGGCACATTCCGAGACTTGGCCGTGGTGCTGGACACGGCGCCCATCCTGACGGCCCTGGACATCTTTGTGGACCGGCGCGTGTCTGCGCTGCCTGTGGTCAACGAAGCTG GACAAGTCGTGGGCCTCTACTCCCGCTTCGATGTGATT CACCTGGCTGCCCAGCAAACCTACAACCACCTGGACATGAGTGTGGGCGAAGCCCTGAAGCAGAGGACACTGTGTCTGGAAGGAGTCCTTTCCTGCCAGCCCCATGAGAGCTTGGGGGAAGTCATCGACCGGATTGCCCGGGAGCAG GTACACCGGCTGGTGCTAGTGGACGAGACCCAGCATCTCCTGGGCGTGGTGTCCCTCTCCGACATCCTTCAGGCACTGGTGCTCAGCCCTGCTGGCATCGATGCCCTCGGTGCCTGA
- the LOC131497926 gene encoding sterol 26-hydroxylase, mitochondrial isoform X2 codes for MQKTYRFQLWQLQHQMLNKTKYGPMWVTRLGPQMHVNLASAPLLEQVMRQESKYPVRNDMELWKEHRDQQGLAYGPFTTEGHHWYQLRQALNQRMLKPSEAALYTDALNEVIDDFLAHLNHLLAESASGDHVSDMAHHFYYFALEAICYILFEKRIGCLERPIPQDTVAFVRSVGLMFQNSLYVTFLPKWSRSLLPFWKRYLDGWNTIFSFGKKLIDQKLKEIETQLQKSGPDEVQISGYLHFLLTRGQLSAHEVMGSLPELLLAGVDTTSNTMTWALYHLSKNPEIQAALHKEVVGVVPPGHVPKYKDLAHMPLLKAVLKETLRLYPVVPTNSRVITEKEIEVGGFLFPKNTQFVFCHYVVSRDPDIFPEPESFWPYRWLKKSQPATPGVQHPFGSVPFGYGVRACLGRRIAELEMQLLLSRLIQKYEVVLAPETGEVRSVARIVLVPNKKVGLRFLQRQC; via the exons ATGCAGAAGACATATCGTTTCCAGCTCTGGCAGCTCCAGCACCAG ATGCTGAACAAGACCAAGTATGGTCCAATGTGGGTAACCCGCCTAGGGCCTCAGATGCATGTGAACCTGGCCAGTGCCCCACTCCTGGAGCAAGTGATGCGGCAAGAGAGCAAGTACCCAGTACGGAACGACATGGAACTATGGAAGGAGCACCGGGACCAACAGGGCCTGGCTTATGGGCCCTTCACCAC GGAAGGACACCACTGGTACCAGCTACGCCAAGCTCTGAACCAGCGGATGCTGAAGCCCAGTGAGGCTGCGCTCTACACCGATGCTCTGAATGAGGTGATTGACGACTTCCTGGCCCACCTGAACCATCTTTTGGCAGAGAGTGCCTCAGGGGACCACGTGTCTGACATGGCTCACCATTTCTACTACTTTGCCTTGGAAG CTATTTGCTACATCCTGTTTGAGAAACGTATTGGCTGCCTGGAGCGACCCATCCCCCAGGACACCGTGGCCTTCGTCAGGTCTGTCGGGCTCATGTTCCAGAACTCACTCTATGTCACCTTCCTCCCCAAGTGGAGCCGTTCCTTGCTGCCTTTCTGGAAGCGATATCTGGATGGCTGGAACACCATCTTCTCTTTCG GGAAGAAGCTGATTGATCAGAAACTCAAGGAGATAGAGACCCAGCTGCAGAAAAGTGGGCCAGATGAAGTGCAGATATCTGGCTACCTGCACTTCCTGCTCACCAGAGGACAGCTCAGTGCTCATGAGGTCATGGGCAGCCTGCCCGAGCTGCTCCTGGCTGGCGTAGACACG acATCCAACACAATGACGTGGGCCCTGTACCATCTTTCAAAGAACCCAGAGATCCAGGCTGCCTTGCATAAGGAAGTGGTGGGCGTGGTACCCCCCGGGCACGTGCCCAAGTACAAGGACTTAGCACACATGCCCCTGCTCAAAGCTGTGCTTAAGGAGACCCTGCG CCTTTACCCCGTGGTCCCCACGAACTCCCGGGTCATCACGGAAAAGGAAATCGAAGTCGGTGGCTTCCTCTTCCCCAAGAAC ACCCAGTTTGTGTTCTGTCACTATGTGGTGTCCCGTGACCCTGACATCTTCCCTGAGCCAGAGAGCTTCTGGCCCTACCGCTGGCTGAAGAAGAGCCAGCCTGCTACCCCTGGGGTCCAGCATCCATTTGGCTCTGTGCCCTTTGGCTATGGGGTCCGGGCTTGCCTGGGTCGCAGGATTGCGGAACTGGAGATGCAGCTGCTGCTGTCAagg CTGATCCAGAAGTATGAGGTGGTCCTGGCCCCCGAGACGGGGGAGGTGAGGAGCGTGGCCCGCATCGTCCTGGTTCCCAATAAGAAGGTGGGCCTGCGTTTCCTGCAGAGACAGTGCTGA
- the LOC131497926 gene encoding sterol 26-hydroxylase, mitochondrial isoform X1, whose product MDRVAALRGARLRWALLGTRVALPGLCPHGARAKAAIPAAVSATAETPGNGPGDRRLRTLEEIPGPGQLRSFFQLLVQGYVLHLHKLQMLNKTKYGPMWVTRLGPQMHVNLASAPLLEQVMRQESKYPVRNDMELWKEHRDQQGLAYGPFTTEGHHWYQLRQALNQRMLKPSEAALYTDALNEVIDDFLAHLNHLLAESASGDHVSDMAHHFYYFALEAICYILFEKRIGCLERPIPQDTVAFVRSVGLMFQNSLYVTFLPKWSRSLLPFWKRYLDGWNTIFSFGKKLIDQKLKEIETQLQKSGPDEVQISGYLHFLLTRGQLSAHEVMGSLPELLLAGVDTTSNTMTWALYHLSKNPEIQAALHKEVVGVVPPGHVPKYKDLAHMPLLKAVLKETLRLYPVVPTNSRVITEKEIEVGGFLFPKNTQFVFCHYVVSRDPDIFPEPESFWPYRWLKKSQPATPGVQHPFGSVPFGYGVRACLGRRIAELEMQLLLSRLIQKYEVVLAPETGEVRSVARIVLVPNKKVGLRFLQRQC is encoded by the exons ATGGATCGCGTGGCTGCGTTGAGGGGCGCGAGGCTGCGGTGGGCGCTGCTGGGGACGCGGGTGGCTCTCCCTGGCCTTTGCCCGCACGGGGCCAGAGCCAAGGCCGCGATCCCCGCCGCCGTCTCGGCCACCGCCGAGACTCCTGGAAACGGGCCTGGCGACCGGAGGCTGCGGACCCTGGAGGAGATTCCGGGGCCGGGGCAGCTGCGCAGTTTCTTCCAGCTGTTAGTGCAAGGCTACGTTCTGCACTTACACAAGCTCCAG ATGCTGAACAAGACCAAGTATGGTCCAATGTGGGTAACCCGCCTAGGGCCTCAGATGCATGTGAACCTGGCCAGTGCCCCACTCCTGGAGCAAGTGATGCGGCAAGAGAGCAAGTACCCAGTACGGAACGACATGGAACTATGGAAGGAGCACCGGGACCAACAGGGCCTGGCTTATGGGCCCTTCACCAC GGAAGGACACCACTGGTACCAGCTACGCCAAGCTCTGAACCAGCGGATGCTGAAGCCCAGTGAGGCTGCGCTCTACACCGATGCTCTGAATGAGGTGATTGACGACTTCCTGGCCCACCTGAACCATCTTTTGGCAGAGAGTGCCTCAGGGGACCACGTGTCTGACATGGCTCACCATTTCTACTACTTTGCCTTGGAAG CTATTTGCTACATCCTGTTTGAGAAACGTATTGGCTGCCTGGAGCGACCCATCCCCCAGGACACCGTGGCCTTCGTCAGGTCTGTCGGGCTCATGTTCCAGAACTCACTCTATGTCACCTTCCTCCCCAAGTGGAGCCGTTCCTTGCTGCCTTTCTGGAAGCGATATCTGGATGGCTGGAACACCATCTTCTCTTTCG GGAAGAAGCTGATTGATCAGAAACTCAAGGAGATAGAGACCCAGCTGCAGAAAAGTGGGCCAGATGAAGTGCAGATATCTGGCTACCTGCACTTCCTGCTCACCAGAGGACAGCTCAGTGCTCATGAGGTCATGGGCAGCCTGCCCGAGCTGCTCCTGGCTGGCGTAGACACG acATCCAACACAATGACGTGGGCCCTGTACCATCTTTCAAAGAACCCAGAGATCCAGGCTGCCTTGCATAAGGAAGTGGTGGGCGTGGTACCCCCCGGGCACGTGCCCAAGTACAAGGACTTAGCACACATGCCCCTGCTCAAAGCTGTGCTTAAGGAGACCCTGCG CCTTTACCCCGTGGTCCCCACGAACTCCCGGGTCATCACGGAAAAGGAAATCGAAGTCGGTGGCTTCCTCTTCCCCAAGAAC ACCCAGTTTGTGTTCTGTCACTATGTGGTGTCCCGTGACCCTGACATCTTCCCTGAGCCAGAGAGCTTCTGGCCCTACCGCTGGCTGAAGAAGAGCCAGCCTGCTACCCCTGGGGTCCAGCATCCATTTGGCTCTGTGCCCTTTGGCTATGGGGTCCGGGCTTGCCTGGGTCGCAGGATTGCGGAACTGGAGATGCAGCTGCTGCTGTCAagg CTGATCCAGAAGTATGAGGTGGTCCTGGCCCCCGAGACGGGGGAGGTGAGGAGCGTGGCCCGCATCGTCCTGGTTCCCAATAAGAAGGTGGGCCTGCGTTTCCTGCAGAGACAGTGCTGA